GGGGTAGGTATAGTAGAGACTCCTTTCCAATTTCCATCTTTTGAACATTTCTCATGCCTTTTTcaacttattttaactttttattttttatgatttttttctttcttttttttccatttatttttattagttggaggcgaattactttacagtattgtagtggtttttgccatacattgacatgaatcagccatggatttacatgtgttccccatcccgatcccccctcccacctccctctccatcccatccctctgggtcttcccagtgcaccagccctgagcacttgtctcatgcatccaacctgggctggtgatctgtttcacccttgatagtatcaacttgttttaactttttcagCACAGTAAGCTTTTTAAATCATACATTAACCCATGAATTCTACTGCCTAAGACCCTATCTAGCTCTAGctctatctttattattttattttgatggtTATGACAGGAGAGAGTGGGTGagagccaaaatttttttaaatgaaggaaaagtCTGGGCACTTACAAGGCAAACAGAACATAGCTTGCTGGTGCTATTGAATTGAATGTTactttgctttccttctctgaaagAAGGAAGTAACCCTGTCCTGCGAAATTCCCATCAACTTGCACTCTGCTGGTAGATCTTCAGAATTCTCTTTTTCAATCACTTTCAAATAGAATGTCAAAATCTGAGtgtgcttttctcttttatagtAATTTCTCTCTGACTCTAGGAACTGCGATAATTCCCAAACACGGGAGATAGTAAGTAGACTTGGTCTTCCTTTGGGTATTAATCCCCCAAGTCAGGGTCCTTATTAAGCAAGGGATTAATTAACTGCTTGGTATAATTAGACCTTATCAACGAGacctagagagaaagagagaggaggaaactgaTTAAAGAGGGAATCTTTTATGGTTTCCTTATAAAACATACTTCAGTGAATAATCATTTAAAACTTCATTTGgcacatatatcacatttataggtacatttatgtatttactgctttttcatgtgtatgtgttcttttaatcaataaattattttaatatttgtggtAGTAGGATTGATTTATTGCAAGCAACAGTAACTGGGTTAgctcagaaaattaaagaaattggTGAAAACCTAGGCTCATGGAAGGCTAGGAATTAGGGCAGCTCCTCAACAATAAGAACTTGTGGTGCATTCTCTGGGCCCTGCCAGCAGGTGATTCAGCCTCAACTGCCCATTGCTTCTGGGAGCCTCAGGTTCAAATCTGATTTTCTTGGCTGAATCTCATGCCCACCTCTGTGGCCAGGGTACAGGGTACAGTGGAATAGAAATGGGCAGTCCTCCAAAGGGTGGGGAAAATAAAGGCCTAAGCTAGGAGAAACAGGAGGAAGAAACATGCTAATAGGCgaaaaagaattttaagctaTAATTTGAAGTATCTGTTTTATTGTACTTGGTATTTAGGTAGTGAGATTATTCCAAGTACATCTGGGATTTCTATTTAAAAGGTAAACAATATTTTTGTTGCCCATCTAACTGATGCTAAAAAGATGTTAATGATTCTACCATCCTATTTATCTCTGATTATCTTTAATACTTTGAAGCATTGTGATCGACTTGACAAAACTGTACAGGCTGTCCAAATAAAAAAGAGGGTAGCATTgcctttgacattgcctttcaaCACCATTAAATTGGCCTTGATGTGTAACGGTGTATTCAGGCTTAGGATTAGAGACaggagagggcttccctagtggctcatatggtaaagaatctgcctgcaattcaggagacctgagttcaatccctgagtcgggaagatttggagaagggcatggctacccactccagtattcttgcctggagaagtcaatggacagaggagcgtcaTGCAgactacagtcatggggtcgcaaagagccagacttgactgagtgactttcactttcactagggtGAGGAAGgctaggaaggaaaaataaatagaaaatggaaaaggtgTTGAATaactggagggaaaaaaggaagtatAAAAAAGGAGGGGTGCTTGGAGGGTTTAAAGCAGGAATAAGAGATAATATGGGAACATTCTCATATATCAGGgatgctgaaaggaaaaaaagctgaGGTAAGATGTTTTGGTGTGTTTATGTAAAAAGtcaaatgtgtattttaagaATTTCATCAAAATTGCTATATTGAGTATAGCTGCATGATGGTTTGAGATGGAATCCTTATCCTATCCACAAAAAAACTGTTATTTACAGAAATTTATGCAACATCCCTAAGACTTGTTTTATCTCTGTAATGTGATCTAGCACTTTTTGTAGATAAACTAGGTAATACTTGTGAAGAAATTGCATTACACACTGTCTGGTAATGAGTTAGGACATAAAATGTTAACTCCAGGAAGACTCCCTGAAGCCTACCTCATGCTGGATTTCTCAGACTCTTCTCTGTCTGCACCAGACTGAGGTATTCAACAATTTAACAGTGATTTAAGTGGGTTCAAGGGTAGATGAAGTTATAAGAAAAAGTGAACTAGCAAACTCAAAATTCCCAGGTTATGTGAGAACCAGATAAAGGAGgcttatttttattcaattttgaaGACGTTTTTAttctatattggagtatagctgattaacaatgttgtgatagattcaggtgaacagccaagggactcagacatacatacacatgtattcattctcctaCAAACTTCTGTCCCATTCAtgctaccacataacattgagcagagttccctgtgctatacagtagattatccattttaaatatagcaatatgTACATGTCCTTCCCAAAGGagcttcatttttaaatagtGGAAAAGCAATATAAagcataaaatttgccatcttaaccattttaagtatacagtacagtagtattatatatattcattctacaGTGCAACCAaacttcagaactttttcatcttgcaaaaggAAACTATATAGATTAAACAACAATCTATCTTCCTCTTCTCCAGCCCCTGGGAATCACCTTCCTACCTTCTTACCTGTCATATAACTACTCTAAACACCCAGTATAGCTGGAATCCTATAGTATCTGTCTTCTTGTagctgcttatttcacttaacataatctcctcaaggttcatccatctAGTAGCATACAACTGTgtcaatttccttcatttttaaagtgggaataatattccatgtatgtgtataccacattttgaCTATCCATTTATCGTTAATGAACATGAATAGCTTTCACCTCCTACCTATCTCTTGTGAATAATGCAGCTTTCAACATGCTATaaatatgaatattcaggaccctTTTGGGTCTATACTCAAAAGTATAATTGGTGAATCATCGggtaatgttatttttaaatttattgaggaatctccacattgttttccttagtggttgtaccattttatagtTTCCACCAACAGCACACAatggttccagtttctccacatttcccccccccccaccttttttgtTCCAGTAAAAGCCATTTTAATGGCTGTAATGACATCTTCTTGtgaatttgatttgcatttacctagTGATAGTGatattaaacatctttttatatgcttgttGTCTTCTTTGCAGAATGTCTTTTAAGTCCTTTACACCCTTTTGAATCAAGTTActtgttttttcaaatttatttttaattgaaggataattgctttacaatattgcattggtttctgccatacatcaacatgaatcagccataggtatacatatgttttctccctcttgggcctccttcccacctccctccacatcctgtccctctaggttgtcacagagcacctttctgagctccctgcatcatacagtaaATTCTCACTGTCTATgaattttacacatgataatgtatgtttccatgctattcccTCCATTTGTCCCACCTCTCATTCCCTGCCTCTGTGTCAACAAGTCTGTTGTCTATGTCtacatctccattgctgccctgcaaatagcttCGTCAGTACCAGCTTTCCagattccatcagttcagttcagtcgctcagtcgtgtccgactctttgtgaccccatgaatcgcagcacgccaggcctccctgtccatcaccaactcgtggagtttactcagactcatgtccatctagttggtgatgccatccagccatctcatcctctgtcatccccttctcctcctgcccctaatctctcccagcatcagggtcttttccaatgagtcaactcttcacatcaggtggccaaagtactggagtttcagcttcagcatcagtctttccaatgaacacccaggactgatctcctttaggatggactggttcgatctccttgtagtccaagggactctcaagagtcttctccaacaccgcacttcaaaagcatcaattctgcggcactcagctttcttcacagtccaactctcacatccatacataactactggaaaaaccatagccttgactaaatggacctttgttggcaaagtaatgtctctgctttttaatatgctatctatattggtcataactttccttccaaggagtaagcatcttttaatttcatggctgcaatctccatctgccgtgattttggagccccccaaaataaaaagtctgacactgtttccactgtctccccatctatttgccatgaagtgatgggaccagatgccatgatcttagttttctgaatgttgagctttaagccaactttttcattctcctttttcactttcatcgagaggcttttcagttcctcttcactttctgccataagggtggtgtcatctgcatatctgaggttattgatatttctcccggcaatcttgattccagcttgtgcttcatccagcccagcatttctcatgatgtactctgcatataagttaaacaagcagggtgacgatatgcagccttgacatactccttttcctatttggaaccagtctgttgttccatgtccagttctaactattgcttcctgacttgcataaaggtttcacaagaggcaggtcaggtggtctggtgtttccatctctttcagaatttacacagtttattgtgcatgttcattaatatatgatatgtgtttttctctttctgagttacttcattctgtataataggctctaggttcatcaacctcattagaactgtCTCAACTGCAttcttttaatggttgagtaatattccattgtatatatgtaacacagcttctttatccattcatctgttgatggacataaaGACTGCTTCCATGTGcaattgtaaattgtgctgcagtgaatatttcaaaacttgtgtctttttttcaattatggtttccacAGGGATTATGCCCAGTAGTAGAACTGTTGAGTCATAGggtagttttattcataattttgagggaatctccatactgccCTATAGAGtgtctgtatcagtttacattcccaccaacagtataagagagTTCCCTTTACTCTACACTCTTTCATGCCTTCACTGTTTATAGATCTTTTGATGATCACCATTCTGATGGGTgtatgatatctcattgtagttttgatttgcatttctcaaataatgagtgatgttgagcatcttttcatgtgtttatcagcCACCTATGTGTCTTcgttggaaaaatgtctattgaggtcttctgcccactttttggaatcaagttctttgtttttgttgtgttgTTGATGGAGTGAGATTTTAAGAACTGgtgtttgcttgtgtgtgtgagcatgtatgttttaaataaaatttttgtagtGCGCTATAACAGGAAAGATTTAAACTGATTTAATTGTTTTGCAATGCCAGTCATCACAACACTGATTTGAGAATTGAGAATTGAGAAAAGTGTTTAGAGTTCATCCAGATTTGGTTTTCACATTTCCTCAACTTTAAGAGGATATGTATTTAAATCAGTGTATGTGGTTTTTCTGTTTCCCAGTTATTGAAATTATGTTTCTGtttatagtaaataaatattcaatttcaTCAAATTTAAAAGGTTAAGTGGTacccattcattcacttaataaaCTCGTGCATAGCACTTACTAGATCACTGAGCCATGTCCTGTCGATACAACAGTGAATAAGACAAATGTGAGGAAGCATTTTCTAtgatctatttattcatttaaaagggagcagagtttggaggaaattgatacatgtatatgaatggctgagtccctttgctcttcatctgaaattatcacaacatagTTGACtggctatacaccaataaaaaataaaaatttttaaaaataaagcaaacaaaaaagaagaaacagattatCTTATGTGcagagaagaaatagagacacagggaGAGAATAGACATATGGATACCAAGTTGAAaatggggggtggtggtgggatgaattgggagattggaactgacatataaatattattgatactatgtataagaCAGATAATGGATAGAAGCCGAcactgtagcacagggaactctactcagtgctctgtggtgacctaaatgggaaggaaatccaaaaaagaggggatatatgagTGGgtataaagaacccgcctgccaaaggaggagatacaggagacacggatttgatccctggcttaggaagatcccctggagtaggaaatagctcctactccagtattcttgccttgagaatcccatggacagaggagccttgtgggttatagtccatggagttgcaaagagtcagacacgactgatgcagCTTAGCACATGCGTGGGTATGGCTGATTAATTTTAAGGtacagaagaaatgaacacaacattgtaagaaAGCtatactacaattttttttttcaaagaagaaataggaGAATGGAGTTAAAAGACAATAAATCTAAAATCCTTTACAAAACTCATAATTTAGTCCAGAGCAGTAAATACTACTTTATAGAATACCCTCTTTAGTGAGCTTTTCACCTCCTTGTTCCTTAAAGAATAGATTAATGAGTTCAGCATGGTGAgacaatattatttaatatttgcacCATGGCACTGAGAAACGGGTAGGGTGTGGGCTGCAGATAGATGATGATTACAGGTCCATAGGCACAGAGGATGGCAGTGAGGTGGGCACTGCAGGTGGAGAAAGctttctgcctgccctctgctgAATGGATCCTCAAAATGGAAATCCCAATGCATGTGTAGGAGATACAAACACTCAACCAAAGCATTAAAGCCAGAAAGCCAACATTAGTGGAACCCACTCTCTGGGCCAGCGAGCTGTCAGCACAGGCCAGGGGTAGGACAGCAGGaatgtcacagaagaagtggtcCACCCGATTGGGGCCACAGTAGGGTAGCTGAAAGGTAAAGGATGTCAGGACGGTGGCCTGAAGACAACCCACCAACCAGGCTGCCACGACCAAACCAACACAGACTCCAGGTCTCATGATGAGCATATACCTCAGTGGGTGACAGATGGCAACAAACCGATCATAAGCCATCACAGAATAGAGGCAGCCTTCCGTAGAACCcaggaaatgataaaagaaaagctGAACAGCACATCCCTTGTAAGATATGGCTCGGCTCTGGCCAGAGAGATAGAATAGCATCTTGGGACAGGTGACAGAGGGGAACAGCATGTCCAAAATTGATAGGAGACCCAAGAAGAAGTACATGGGAGTGTGAAGGGTCAAGGAGGAGACAATTGCTAGAAGGATGAGCAAATTTCCCAGTAGGGTGAAGAGGTAAATAAATGAGAAGATGACAAGGAGCACAGTCTCCAGTCCCTCTGTCTGAGGTATTCCCAGTAGGATGAACTCATTCAGCTCTGTGTGGCTCCTCATGTTCTTGGGAGGAAGGTCTACGGGAGACCAAAGACAGGGAAGCATGAAGGTGCAGGCTGTGAAAGACACAATACCAATACATTCATCACCACTCTgaatccaaaaagaaatcaatcctcaatattcactggaaggactgttgctgaagctgaaaagttttggccatctgatctgaagagccaactccttggaaaagaccctaatgctgggagattgaaggaaaaagaagagggtggcagagagtgagatggttagagagcatcaatgactcaatagACTTAAACTTGAACAAAttttgggagatagtggagggtagaggagccaggcatgctacagtctatgggatggcataaaagtcagacatgacttagtgatacTAACAACTACAACCTTTGTTTAAACATCAAGATGATGTTGAAGTTAATTAGAAATTCTACCAAGAACACTGAGGGGCTAGGAagtactttcctggtggctcagtggtattgaattcacctgcaatgcaggagaagtgggagactcaagttcaatccctgggtctggaagatcccctggagaaggaaatggcaacctattccagtattcctaTTGGGAAAATCCCACACACACTGCAGCCTAGCAGGCCATAGTCTATGGGGTAACAAAAgggtcagataggacttagcgactaaactacaaCAACTTTATGGCAGTAGACAGCTCAGGAGTATGCATATTAGAGactcttttcctattttcattttttgaacacCTCCATATCTTTTCCAAATTGCTTTAACTTTTCCAACACAGTGAAGTCATCGGATCATAGATCAATCCATCAATTCTACTGCCTAAAACCCTATCTAGTTCTAGCTCTGtgcttactttattttattttggtggtTATGATGGGTGGGAGAGGGTGagaatcaattatttttaaaaaaaaggacacaaaatTTGGGAACTAACAAGGCAAAGAGGGAACATAACTGGCTGGTGCTATTTGAGTTGAATGTCACTTTTCTCTCCTACTGCGGGAAAAGGAAGCAGTCTTGTCCTGCAGAATTCTCATCCGCTTGCAGTTTGCTGGTAGACCTTCAGAATTCTTCTCTTTTCCCATCACTTTCAAACAGAATGTCAAAAATCTCAGTGTGCTTTTCTTTCTTGCaatattatttcctctttgactCTAGGAACTGCAATAATTCCCAAACAAGCTTTAAGTAACCTTGGTCTTCCTTTGCGTGTTAATCCCCCAAGTCAGAGAGCCTGTTAAGCAAGGAAGCAATTAACTGCTTGGTATAATTACACCTTAGTAAcgagacagaaagagaaggaaacggATTAAAGATGAAATCTTTTATGATTATCTTTGTTAAATACATGTCAATGGaataataacaatttaaaaattcatttggcaCACATATCACATATTTATAGgtacatttatgtatttactgctttttcatgtgtatatgttgttttaattaatgaattatgttattttggggcttctctggtgggtcagatggtaaagaatatgccttcaATACAGGAGtccccaggtttgacccctgggttgggatttcctctggagaatggaatggcaacccactccagtattcttgcctggaaaatccaatggacagaggatcctggtgcctacagtccatggggtcacaaagagttggacactactgagcaactaacacatacatacatacatacatattattttgATACTTGTGTTAATAGGATCAATTTATTGTAAGAAATAGTAACTGTAGTAGCttcaaaaactaaagaaattgATGAAAAACTGGGCTCATGGAAGGCTAAGAACTAGGGCAGCTCCTCAACAGTAAGAACTTGTGGTGTATTCTCAGGGCCCTGCCATCATGTGATTCAGATTCAACCACCAATTGCTTCCAGGGTCTCAGATTCAAATCTGATTTCTTTGGCTGAATCTCATGCCCACCTCTGTGTCCAGGATATGGGGTACAATGGAATAGAGTTGGACAGTCCTCCaaagtttaaaggaaataaaggcCTAAGCCAGGAGAAAATGGGGAAGAAACATTCTAGGAGGTCATATAGAATTTTAAGctataatttgaaatttaatttttatagtacTTGACATCTTAGTTCGTATTTAGGTAGCTACATTATTCCAAGTACATCTGGAATTCAATTTGAAAAGTAAGCTTAATATTTTTGTTGCAAACCTAACTAATGATAAAAGGTTATTAAAGTGAGTAATCCTACCATCCGATTTAtccttgattatttttaatacttcGAAGCAAGAAGACTGACTTGAAAAAAACTGTACAGTCTGtacaaataaaaaagatgatAATCATACCTTTAACTACAaagctgttgttgttattcagtcactcagtcgtgtccagctctttgtgaccctatgactgcagcacgccagacctccctgtccctcaccgtcttcCAAAGTTGGCCAaagttcaagtccattgcatctgtgttgccatccagccatctcaccttttgttgccaccttctcctcttgccctcaatcttttctaggGTCAGAAActtttccaataatttggctGTTCGCTTCAGGTGActgaaatactggagcttcagcttcaccatcagtccttccaatgtgtgttcagggttgatttcctttaagattgattggtttgatccccttattgtccaaggggctctcacgagtcttctctaGAACAAGAGTTTGAAGGCATCATTttttttggcactctgccttctttctgATCCAGCTTTCAAACTgtatatgaccactgggaagaacatagccttgactatatgaatctttgtcaGCAGAATCAAGCCTAGGACATAAACACCATTAAATTGACCTTGGTCTGTAGGGGTATATTCAGGGTTAAGGTTAAAATTAGGGTTAGGAAggcttggaaggaaaattaaataaagaagacAAGACATTGAGTAATGTGGGAAAAAGAGAAGGTATAAAAAAGGAGGTTGCTTGCATGGTTT
The nucleotide sequence above comes from Cervus canadensis isolate Bull #8, Minnesota chromosome 29, ASM1932006v1, whole genome shotgun sequence. Encoded proteins:
- the LOC122431380 gene encoding olfactory receptor 148-like, whose product is MRSHTELNEFILLGIPQTEGLETVLLVIFSFIYLFTLLGNLLILLAIVSSLTLHTPMYFFLGLLSILDMLFPSVTCPKMLFYLSGQSRAISYKGCAVQLFFYHFLGSTEGCLYSVMAYDRFVAICHPLRYMLIMRPGVCVGLVVAAWLVGCLQATVLTSFTFQLPYCGPNRVDHFFCDIPAVLPLACADSSLAQRVGSTNVGFLALMLWLSVCISYTCIGISILRIHSAEGRQKAFSTCSAHLTAILCAYGPVIIIYLQPTPYPFLSAMVQILNNIVSPC